TAAGACTGATGCAGGACCGCTCACAAacttggacagagagaaaaaaaaaggagggctTAAATAAATTGTGGTGCTTACTATTCAAGTCTTTGGCTTCAGGGTCCTCTACGTTGATTGCAATCACTTTCCAATCAGTCTCGCCCTCATCGATCATGGCCAGGACACCGAGCACCTTCACTTTGATTACCTCCCCACGGGAACACACCTGGAGAGGACATTTCAGTTAGTGGTTCAAATCTGACATTTGTGACAACAAACAATGAGGCTGTGTTGTACCTTGCTGCCGATTTCGCAGACATCAATGGGGTCGTTGTCACCGCAGCAGCCGGTGTCTCCATCTTTGTGTGCAGGATCCTCCCATGTCTGAAACATGACGAAACAAAGCATGCCGGCTGAACTGAGTAAAACtactaaacaataaaaaaacaaaaaaacactgcagggcTGGAAatctttcaaacaaacaaaaaatctcACCTGAGGAATGGCTCCATAGTTCCATATGTAGCCCTTATGTGGGAAAACATTGGCAACATATCGCAACTTGCCCTTCTTCACATCTTGCTTTATTGGGTTCAAGAGGTCTTTTGTAGCAATCTGGAAATAAGACATGGCATGATTAGTGCTATTAAAAGTCTGTCACTGATGTTAAAGGGTATTTCTGATGCCTAAATGCAAGAGAGAAACACATTTGAACCCAGgtgcaataaaataatttgcGTGACTCAATCATCTGAaggtttacatgttttttacgggtaaaaaaaatgatatgagCCTTTCAAAATATGTTAGATAAAATGAgaacattaaagctgcaaaaaTCCGATCCAAAAGTTGACGGTGAAAGATTATTGCAACTCATACCTCCATCTTTGCATTTGTCCATCTTGGTACTTCAACAACCATGTGAAAGATGTTCTGTAAGAAACAAGAATCGGACTTCAGGTTATTCTGAATCGGGgtgtacacacaaagacacaaaggttGTCAGTTCTCCTGGAACCTACAGGGTTAATCTGGGTGGGGGGACAGTGAAAGGCAGAGCTTGTCTCTCCCTCATTACCACCAGTGAGGTGCCCTCAAGTGAGGCCCTTAACCCCCCGACTGCTTCAGCTGCCAGTAGATCAGACTGTGTTTATACTGAGCAGCTTCCAGATGtgaatgtgtaactgtgtgagTCTGCTTAGGGTCTGAAAAAGAGAGCGCTGCTCTCAGTGAAACACCCCTGAAcaaataaaaggtgaaaaaaaatacagtgctACACTGTGACTCTTACTTAGTTCACGTTTATGTAAACTCTTTCCCATAAATATGATTACTTGTTTCAAAAAGATAAGATTAGAGTAATGCCACTGCAATCACGGCAGATATTGCCACAGCTCTGAGAAAATAGAGTAAAGGCCATTGCCTTCGCAAATAGACTATGACCTTTGCTATCATGGAGAGCTTTACTTAAAACAACTCAATGCCTTTAATTTATATGCTGTAGTTAATTACAACAATACACTTTTATGGCAGCACCGCAGGTGGCCTTTTAACCAGCGGGTAGGTGGGTGAAGGGTAcgcacatatttacatatttaattggGTGAAGATGAACTTACCTGACTCTCATCAGCATATATTGGTATATCATGGAATGGTGAGATGTACTTCCCTTCAGCATTTTCTGTAGGACAAAATTAAACACTGTGAATATTACAGGTAtgctgctgttttcagtttcatgtaaaaaaaattaaataaaaaatgctgagtCATGTTGGAGTAGTGGCAAGTACACAGGTTCATTATCGCAGTGTGCTTTCACTTCTGGCTGAAGGGGTGGATGTAAGTCGTTTGGCAAACACGGATTATGGCTGATGCAGTTTTGATTGTATAGAAACTATTTAACTTTATCGTTCCATATCCAATCTAATACAGTAATAGATCAGGCAGTGCTAGTTTACCTGCCATTAACTTGGATCCTATTACACAGAGACCAGTGCTTACAGTTACTAtgattactactactactactacacagGTTTACTTTACACATATAGCATTATTGTAAAAAGCATGGTGTGCACTGTGAGACTTTTAAAGTCTTTAATTTATATGATACAGACTAGCAGCTTTACATTAATCTAACAGACATGAGATTTGtctttataaataaagaaatgtgactACAATCTATGAGGGAGCTACAATAAATTATAAGAATAAACAACTCCAGGTAACATTTTGTCCAACATCCAATCTTGTCTTATCAATATCAATGTGTTTATTAACGTATCATAATCGTAGAGGGCGTTGTCGCACCCACTGcaaggtttttattattttatactgGGTGACGCGTTTTGAGCACCTTGCGAGATTTCCCGACATAACCCACTTCCTTCTATGATataatggtgtgtgtggtcGACCATGAAATATATAACGTTACTGTGCATAATGTCAGAAACCAGATCTCCTCACTTGGGACTGATCTTAGCTGGTAAAACCGGCACGACCGGTAACTTTATCAGGCCAACCCTGAGTATTTACGACTATGAAACAAGTGCAGTTTTAGTTACAATCTGCAGAGTAAGAAGGCGATATTTCAACACTGTTACTGAGATGATGAAACTAACCGGCGACTATAAATGAATAAGTGACACGTGGGAAGTTGCCGCCGGCCTGCAGCTTTGTGCACGCACCTCAAAGTAACAAAGTCTGACACAAACAGTCTGCTGTTTCTACTCGGTGTTTACTCACTGAAGAACAGGCGATAGCTCAGGCTGTTCGGGTTTCCCCTCTCTTCCACGGTGAAGCTCATGTTTTAGCaggtttgtgctgctgtctgactCTCGGATGGAGGATGGCGGCGGAAGGAAACGCTGGAGAGTCGGTAACGTAGACACCGCGCATGCGCACTTTGAGACTAATGCCTTCAGGGGCTGTCGGAAATTTCGatatcaaagtcaaagtcaactttattatcaatgctgctatgtgtacgggacatacagagcatcgaaattgcgtttctctcttgtctaaaacagtatggacacaagtgtagtaaaagatgtaaaaagaaaagtatataaaatatatatatatagtaaagatgtacaaatctaaaaaatatatacagcaaaagacatctgtgaggcaatatggttgctataaatataaatattatatttatagcAACCATAGAGCTGTGTCAATATTATAGAGCTGTGTCAACCAAACCTTTATCATGAGGAAAGTAACTTAGTATATTTACTCTAAGTACTGTACATTTGAAGTACAAACACTTTCTGCTACTTTACACTTCAACTGCATCACATATCAGAGAAATATTATAACCCCActgtactttattattattttattagttgttgtttttttccaaccaatttttaattaatttaatttttaaccaACAAATgagttgtgattttttttattatgcaaACTACTAACCACATTTACCATCTGCAACAGTGTACAAATTCACTAAACTTATAATACAATTtctatataatatacatacGTTCTGAAATTGGCCATTCTGCATAAtgggtacttttacttttggtactcAGTTACTACTATATGTTGAGACTAATGCTTTTATactgtttctttaaatataaacatttgaatgcaggacttttacttaaAACAGACTGAAGAATACTAACAATGAGTATTTCTACAATGTTTGCTACTTCTTCCACTTCTCATGAAAACAGaactggaggagagagagagagagagggagagagagagagagagagagagagagagagagagagtggtggtCAGCCTAATCTCAGTTTTTCAGaactgttatttaaaaaatcaatgcaAGCCATTTGAAAATCAATATAGCTGATGCAATGTGCATACTATTGAATGTATTAATAGCACAGAAGTGGCCGCATTGTCACTTGGTTACTTTCCATTTCAAGTACCCCAATGCTTTTCTTCTAATGTAGaaatgtggagtgtgtgtgtgtgtgtgtgtgtgtgtgtgtgtgtgtgtgttatctctgaatgaataaatcaaaggcCCAGAACAGACTCTTGTAATTAACTGACCATACactgttttgcatcttttgCATCTTgtcttaaatatttttttttcatattatttgaTAATGAGAAAATGTGCATTTCTTCCTACATGGACACATGCAGTTCATATCCTCAGACTCAGAAGATTTGTATTATTTAAGCATAACTTAGCTTaacttattatttatatgacCACATGGTTTGGTAACTTCAAGCTCTGATAGCATTGAATTAAACAAGTTATATTGCCTGGaactatttatttgtttttaattaaagctaTCATAACGAGCAatgggcgacagagccttcactgtagctgccccctccctcaggaactctctccccaaacacatctgtTTGCTTTTAGTGTAatgtttgatgttgttttgctttgatttttcttttatgtaaagtgtctttgagttttcagaaaagtattttataaataaaatgtattattattaactaagtcccatttaaatcaattttaacCTGACAGTGACACTACAGAGCCTATGATGACACATGCCGTGGCTTGAGCCTTTGCATCAGGTCAGATTGACTGAGCTGCTGTGCACAAATAGCACAACTATCTGCAAATATAACAagaaaagattcagagaaatgTGCCTAAATcaatctttattgtcatttcaagacaataaaacccacttgacttgacttgacttgaatcAGAGTCATTTTGTAAACTGGTATGACATTACCAATCTGGAAATCAAGCAGATTTTTTGTAGTTTCAGTTTGGATACGTCTTCAAATAAATGATGTTACCAACAAGTTATAAAGTATAATGGATGATCATAACTGttgtaaaatgacacaaatatttGAATGTAGCGGGGGTTGACTTCATTCATCATTagtttagcaaaaaaaaaaatgaatatttgagGTCATTGtggtttaattattattaacaattaaTGGTGTTGTTGAAGTTTTCAGGTATCAGGTAAATATCACAGAACATAAAAACAGCCCTAAGCATAATGTGTTTCATATCAAACTGCATCATTTCTTATAGAAAacacgttttgtttttgtttttaaaatgcgTTTCTCAAATGTATAAAAAAGTAGGCTGGCACTGTTTTTGGTGATGCTGACTTCATATCCGCCCGCAGCCTGTCGTGCTTCCTGCCTTTGCGAGGGAGGGGACGGTGCTGACGGCTGGGAGGACgaaaggaaagacaagaaaGCATTTAGGAAGATAAAGATAGGAGTGGGGGGAACGGCCCAGGGTTTCCACCGTCCGTCGGGAAATAAACACCACACTTTTTTCTGTAGCTGCTGGATTTGTCACCGAAATCGGCTCTGAAAAATGTCTGCCAGTCGTCAGCTTAGCGAGAGCAGGGCCATCCCGACCAAGACGGTGTTGATCAACGACACAACGCAGCTACCTCATGATTATTGCACCACCCCCGGAGGCACTTTATTCTCTACCACTCCCGGAGGTGAGAGCATGCCTCCCCTTGTCTGCTTCATCGTTATTTCCCTTTGCAGAAAATGGAGGACGGCTTGgctttgtgtgcttgtgtgagGCTCTTTAActgtttcatgtctctgtggCCTGAAGGCTGCCTTGTCATCCcgatcaaaacaaaaacaaagcttagCCCCGCCCCCCGCGAGCTCTAGCTGctgtctgattggctgtttggcAGCGCAGAGATTcagttaaatgtatttttattatatatttattaaaaaaattaacagcCAACCCTTGTCAAATAGAGGTGAAAGCAAATGCCGGgcttcagctgtgtgtgtgtgtgtgtgtgtgtgtgtgtgtgtgtgtgtgtgtgtcattgttggTGTAAATGTAGCCAGATTGCACTATGTGATTCATTTCAGTCCCTCCAAAGTAACTATAATACATCTGGCAATGATacagcacacatgcatgacTGTGATTTATTATCTCAACATGTTACTGGCACGCCTTTTATCTATACACAAACTGTAGAGGGTGTTGAGCTCATTTAACTATTAACAGCACCTTCAAATTGTTCCCTTTTCTTTAGTGTAAAGGAGTAAACATACATCCTGACAGTGTTCACGTGAATGGACTATCCATTTACAAATAGATGCAACTACAGGTGCCTGGTATCTCAGCTGGTAGGACGTGTGTGTCCCATGTATGAAGgatcagtccttgctgcagaggCCCAGGGTTTGATTCTGATCTGTGGGCCTTCGCTGCTTGTCTTCCCCCTCACTCAGTCCAtgatttcctgtcactcttcagctgtatctgtcaaataaaagcttgaaaagcctCAAAAACAGATCACTGTCGATGTACAATGGCATAGATGTTGTGGAACTGAACCACAATACAGTATTTTACTCATTTCTTTGTGGACAAATTAGGAATAGCAGTGCATCTTGTTGAATTTCTTTCAATTAACACTTTGCAAAGACATCCATTGGGTCGGATTGGATCCTTTGGGACCAGTTCTGGCCCACGGGCCAAATGTTTGACACACCGGGTATAGAGTTTGTCTGTCAAGGGATTTGGGGTTTTGAATTAATTTGcctagaaaatgaaaaatgtccatcacagttTCTTGAAGTCCAAGGCGACTtgttcaaatgtcttgttttgccCTAACCGTCCAAAAGACATTCACTTTACAGTGATACGAAGCAGCAAGTCTTTATATAAGTGTAGCTGGACCCCAAGAATTTGGACTTTTGGTTGAAAGGTTATGATTAAATAATCAGCAAACTAGAGCTGAACCAGAGTGCTGTCATGGTAGAAAGGCAATCAAGATTGAGGTAAACTACATTTATtcagaaagcaaacaaaatgtaCGAGATAGACAAAGTCAGTCAAAGTCAGCCCAGTGTTGTAACATCCTGGaagatctattggcagaaattaATGAGATATTCATGAGTATGTTTTCATGAAAGCCCTGCATCCACCACAGAGCAGGTTGTTAGTGGAAGATGTCAAATGTTTTACTAAAGACTACACAACACATTCGATAACACCCACATTTCCTCAGATAGAGTAACTGAACCGTGATATGTGTCCTGTTGCAGGAACCCGGATCATCTATGACCGTAAGTTCCTACTGGACCGGCGCAATTCCCCCATTGCCCAGACTCCTCCAGCTCACCTGCCTGTCATCCCTGGAGTGACCAGCCAAAATGTCCTGAGAGAGAACCAGAAGAATGAAGCCAACAACCACATCAACAACCATGATGGCAAGCCCACAAACGGTAAGAATATGGCTTAGATGAACTCATGTAACAggaagttttatttgtatagtcactaaacaaacacaccctgcTGTGATGTGTAATTATATTATGTAATAACATAATTTAACCAGTTCTAGGCATGTCtcaacacattttctgtcttttctttgtgctttcAAGGTGACGATGCTCAGTTTGAAATGGACATCTAACATACTGGAACCACACCAGCAAAAGCAAATGACCTGGCATCACACGTGCCAGTGGCTTGGCTTGTAGAAACCAATGTTGTGAGCCCTCATGGCAGCCATCTTCTTTAGCTCTCTGTCTCGCTGCtggatgtaaatgtgtgtgaaaccATGGGGATTCAGTGTATCATACATACAGGTACAGTGTGGCCAATTCTGGAAACTAGGTTTATTTTGTATAGATTGCCATGTTTACCAGTCGCTGTACAAATCAACAACCGCACAGCGAGGGTGCAGGCCTAAATGTTATGTACCCAGACACATTGTCCAGTTAATAGATTGCAGTGCTCGTACGGCTTTCTGTGAGTCAGGATCTTTACCTTACCGAGCACACTCTACAACTGATCATATTTAAAGTCAATTGGGGGGGGGAGTGGTAATTATTAGTGCTGGCCTTAGAATCACTCAAAAGCTTTGATATTCATCACAGTCTTTGGTTTGAAGACCCTTTGTTAAGCATGTTATttaagtgatttttcttttcttttttggtacTACTTGAAAAACTCCACAATCTGTTATCGGTTGTTTGGTCTGTTTTAGTTTCCCATGGTGGTATGTTAAAGGGATGCtgtgttctttatttttgcCATGCCATTCCAAGATTTTAGTTTCCATTACCAACACAAGCCTGTGTGCATTTCCAATTTTCAggggaaaacttttttttttttaatgaaactttAGGCCGTGATGTAattgttttataataattaaatgattgTATTTCCCACTATTATGTAAAGCTAATTATAAATCCGGCaattaaaaacaagcttttcATTTAGAGCTAAATGTCACTATAGTATAACGATATGAAGCCACTCAATTCATCACTGTTGTGACCTTGCTATGAATCTGTTTGCACATTTCTCTCCTGCCAAGACAAGTTAAGACACTTTTTTCCTCCAGATCAGATTGTTACTTTaactggtttgtttgttctggcaAGAGTTTTGTGTCCATAATTTGATAAAGAAAGGAGGTCATACGAACATCCGTCAGGCCCTGGAcaactgagaaccttcacagtgtttttaaatatccAGAAACATTTAGATTACGGTAAAAAACGGTTAATATCCCAGTTGTTAGATTTTGGGTAAACTACAAGAAGACTTTTGAAAAACTTGAAATAATCCAGATGTTttatatgcattttattttttaatacagtTTCTTAGTATTGTGGGTATTTGTTTGGGTATAAGCACTGTCAAGCCTTCAGATTTGTTAAGTGTCAAGGAACCAGAAGACATtgtttgcatcaggcttgataGATGCTTTCCTTTTAATCTACAAATCTGTCCCTAGTGTCCTTAATCCGCTTGACATTACCTTATTCGTTTCATGTGTCATGTCTGCCCATGCCTTACGTCACATCAAATGCAGTAAGTAAAACTGGATTCCTTGTCATCAATTTGTACTTTCcaacagatgtttattttttcactgtaacATTGAACAGGTGACATTGTACTTAGCAGTTGAGCTAAACAAGAActttttatgggtttttttcTACATAATTTCTTCCTCAAGCAGCTGTGAAGTTTGAAAGTGTGACGGCGTACATGTCATTTTGGGATCCTGAAGTTCAGATGGCGATGTGGTGAAAACAATATCACGTTCTCATTTGGTTCCAATAATAtttaggttgtttttgttttttttgttacaccACGATCCGTCCTCTCTGCTAATTACACTTGGTCCAAGTAGCAGCTCTGAACTTGGCAAATGAATCAACATGAAATTCCtgattttttaattcaaaattcaTGCATATTAtgagtttgtttctctgtgtgactgGAACCACTGAATGGCTGAAATGATGTCTatcaaagattttatttttttctttttggctttgTAATTCATTCTGCCCGTGTTTGGTGACGAACACATCGAGGGGTTTTTGCTGGAACCCAATTTTCATTGCACATTTTACAAAACTCTTTATATTATGGCATCATATTCCAGATTGCAGATTTATTTCAAATCGATTTGGTTTGACAATGAGGGCTTAACATTGTGTGTCGAAAGAGATTTGaaacaaacatactgtaacTTTCTGTTCtgattttaaataactttattttaaatgaaactccAATGCCAGTGGACACTGTTGCTGCAAGATCAATAAAGTTCCgtaacaaagaaaacaatggcTCTTCTTCTTGATGTGTTTCAATAATTTAatttctcctgtttgtttttaccatAATGTCTCAGTAACACTGATTCATGCTGTGCCAGAGTGCAGCCCTCTTCCACTTCTGAAATGTCAAGCCACAGTAGTCattaaaccaaaaataaaacttctttGTAAGCATTCTGTGTTATTGTATCTACCAATTTTCTTACGTGTGGGACTCAGCTTGTTTTCAAACAGATAACTATTAAtaggaaatgaagaagaagaaagggaatCCATGAAAATGATGTTAGGTGTTTTGGTGGGTATACATGACCCATTGTCCCCTACAGTAGgaataacacatttcatattGCTCTAAACAATCTCTTCTTTCTATTTACACAATATGGCAGAATTGGtatataactatgttttcatttaagtatattcacctgaaaataagaatttattttgttacctcagaatgagccttttatatagAGAGAGGTCTGTTGATCTTTTTCCATTTAATTCACCATGCtcaactgccatgtttctattGTAGCCCAGAtttgacaaactaaacactgtgtttgttgcatttttctCAAGCGGcagcctccatggctgtgaaatgaagccagtgccAAAAacagctggctacagaatgagtcaacctcacagcagaaataaacgtttACAGAcctacagttgtcatgaatggggaaatatgctatagagaccaaaactgttttttgtaccaggttgtaaacatgtttatttctgctgtgaatataatatatatataacatggGTGCTTATGAAGATTGGcagttctgtagccagcctcaagtgaccGTTTAAAGAACTACAGTTTTGAGGCATctgtcacagccacagaggttgccgcttgatcTGGTCATGTGTTT
This genomic stretch from Larimichthys crocea isolate SSNF chromosome III, L_crocea_2.0, whole genome shotgun sequence harbors:
- the eif4ebp2 gene encoding eukaryotic translation initiation factor 4E-binding protein 2; amino-acid sequence: MSASRQLSESRAIPTKTVLINDTTQLPHDYCTTPGGTLFSTTPGGTRIIYDRKFLLDRRNSPIAQTPPAHLPVIPGVTSQNVLRENQKNEANNHINNHDGKPTNGDDAQFEMDI
- the ppa1b gene encoding inorganic pyrophosphatase — its product is MSFTVEERGNPNSLSYRLFFKNAEGKYISPFHDIPIYADESQNIFHMVVEVPRWTNAKMEIATKDLLNPIKQDVKKGKLRYVANVFPHKGYIWNYGAIPQTWEDPAHKDGDTGCCGDNDPIDVCEIGSKVCSRGEVIKVKVLGVLAMIDEGETDWKVIAINVEDPEAKDLNNISDVQRLKPGYLEATVDWFRRYKVPDGKPENCFAFNEEFKDKDFATEVIKSTHNFWKALISQTANAGELNCKNTCVSAGESPFCCSVDEAKAAVGETCPCGKEEPIPSSVEKWFYYEKK